Proteins found in one Quercus robur chromosome 2, dhQueRobu3.1, whole genome shotgun sequence genomic segment:
- the LOC126715053 gene encoding probable prolyl 4-hydroxylase 7, with protein sequence MDSRKYLALSLCFLFLFPDLSHSNIQLPGWLGDNKMQGSVLKLKKGVSSATFDPSRVTQLSWHPRAFLYKGFLSDEECDHLINVARDKLEKSMVADNESGKSIMSEVRTSSGMFLRKYQDEVVADIEARIAAWTFLPIENGEAMQVLHYLHGEKYEPHFDYFHDKENQKLGGHRVATVLMYLSNVEKGGETVFPNAESKVSQPKDDDVSDCAKNGYAVKPKKGDALLFFSLNPDATTDTRSLHGSCPVIEGEKWSATKWIHVRSFEKPNKQEGMGGKGDCVDENENCPVWAKAGECKKNPLYMVGDDGKCRKSCKVCSS encoded by the exons ATGGATTCTCGAAAATATCTCGCACTTTCTCTCTGTTTCCTATTCCTTTTTCCTGATCTGTCCCATTCGAATATTCAATTGCCCGGATGGCTTGGGGACAACAAAAT gcaGGGATCGGTGCTGAAACTCAAGAAAGGTGTTTCCTCTGCTACGTTTGATCCCTCTCGTGTCACTCAGCTCTCATGGCATcccag GGCTTTCCTTTATAAGGGATTTCTGAGTGATGAAGAGTGTGACCACCTAATCAATGTG GCAAGGGATAAGCTGGAGAAGTCGATGGTGGCAGATAATGAGTCGGGTAAGAGTATTATGAGTGAAGTTCGAACGAGTTCTGGCATGTTTCTGCGGAAATATCAG GATGAAGTAGTCGCTGATATTGAGGCCAGGATTGCTGCATGGACGTTCCTTCCAATAG AAAATGGGGAGGCCATGCAAGTACTGCACTACCTGCATGGGGAGAAATATGAACCAcattttgattattttcatGACAAGGAGAATCAAAAATTGGGTGGCCACCGAGTTGCCACTGTATTGATGTATTTGTCTAATGTTGAGAAGGGTGGGGAGACAGTCTTTCCCAATGCAGAG TCAAAGGTGTCTCAACCAAAAGACGATGATGTGTCTGATTGTGCTAAAAATGGCTATGCAG TGAAACCCAAAAAGGGTGATGCCTTGCTGTTCTTCAGTCTTAATCCCGATGCAACTACAGATACACGCAGCTTGCATGGAAGTTGCCCTGTTATTGAGGGAGAGAAGTGGTCTGCAACCAAGTGGATTCACGTAAGGTCCTTCGAGAAACCAAACAAGCAAGAAGGCATGGGAGGCAAAGGGGATTGTGTGGATGAGAATGAGAACTGCCCTGTATGGGCTAAGGCTGGTGAGTGTAAAAAGAACCCTCTTTACATGGTTGGTGATGATGGAAAATGTAGGAAGAGTTGCAAGGTTTGCTCATCCTAG